One genomic window of Moorella glycerini includes the following:
- the ald gene encoding alanine dehydrogenase, with product MIIGIPREIKDQENRVAITPAGVLALTAEGHRVVIEKGAGVGSGITDAAYGEAGAILRSTAQEIYEEAEMILKVKEPQPAEYDLFKPGQILFTYLHLAAEPELTAVLCRQKVVAIAYETIQLADGSLPLLMPMSEVAGRMAVQLGARFLEKTYGGRGVLLAGVPGVPPANVVIIGGGTVGTNAARIAVGMGAQVTVLDNNPRRLAYLDELFNGRVQTIMSNSYNLARAVVYADLLIGAVLIPGARAPHLVTEDMVKKMKPGSVIIDVAVDQGGCIATIDRVTTHSDPVYIKHGVIHYAVANIPGIVARTSTFALTNATLPYVLKLAKEGFRAAAIRDPALAKGINVLEEKITCPAVAQALQLPYTPLEGILC from the coding sequence ATGATTATTGGCATTCCCCGGGAAATTAAAGACCAGGAAAACCGGGTGGCCATAACCCCGGCCGGTGTACTAGCTTTAACAGCAGAGGGGCACCGGGTAGTAATTGAAAAGGGTGCCGGCGTCGGCAGCGGGATTACCGATGCTGCTTACGGGGAGGCAGGGGCGATTTTAAGATCCACGGCTCAGGAGATTTACGAGGAAGCCGAAATGATTCTCAAAGTTAAAGAACCCCAGCCGGCGGAATATGACTTATTTAAGCCGGGGCAGATACTTTTTACCTACCTGCACCTGGCTGCCGAACCGGAATTGACGGCAGTTTTATGCCGGCAAAAGGTAGTGGCCATCGCCTATGAAACCATCCAGCTCGCCGACGGCAGCCTGCCCTTATTAATGCCGATGAGCGAAGTTGCCGGGCGTATGGCCGTCCAGCTGGGTGCCCGGTTTTTAGAAAAAACCTATGGCGGCCGGGGGGTGCTGCTGGCCGGCGTACCCGGTGTCCCACCAGCCAATGTCGTTATTATCGGCGGCGGTACCGTGGGCACCAACGCCGCCCGGATAGCTGTAGGAATGGGGGCCCAGGTTACCGTTCTGGACAACAATCCCCGGCGCCTGGCTTACCTGGATGAGCTTTTTAACGGCCGGGTGCAAACCATCATGTCCAACAGCTATAACCTGGCCCGGGCCGTAGTTTATGCCGATCTGCTCATTGGTGCCGTCCTGATTCCCGGCGCCCGGGCACCACACCTGGTCACGGAGGACATGGTTAAAAAGATGAAGCCCGGATCGGTAATCATCGATGTGGCCGTTGACCAGGGCGGCTGTATTGCTACCATTGACCGCGTGACTACTCATAGCGACCCAGTATATATTAAGCATGGTGTCATTCATTATGCCGTGGCCAATATCCCCGGTATTGTCGCCCGGACTTCTACCTTTGCGCTGACCAACGCTACCTTGCCCTATGTTTTAAAGCTGGCTAAGGAGGGCTTCCGGGCGGCAGCAATCCGGGATCCTGCCCTGGCGAAGGGGATTAATGTTTTAGAGGAAAAAATTACCTGCCCTGCTGTGGCCCAGGCCCTGCAACTTCCCTATACTCCCCTGGAAGGGATATTATGTTAA
- a CDS encoding TyrR/PhhR family helix-turn-helix DNA-binding protein — MRELANVLERALNLVNGPQILPEHIWFSGHGNLPVAGSSGDTPKTLAENIQAVEREIISAALAHYGSARKAARSLGLSHTALLKKMKKLKLTRLE, encoded by the coding sequence ATCCGGGAACTGGCCAATGTCCTGGAAAGGGCTTTAAACCTGGTCAATGGTCCCCAAATCTTACCAGAACACATCTGGTTTTCCGGTCACGGTAACCTGCCAGTTGCGGGAAGTTCCGGAGATACCCCGAAAACCCTGGCGGAAAACATTCAAGCAGTAGAAAGAGAAATCATCAGCGCAGCTCTGGCTCATTATGGTTCCGCCCGTAAAGCCGCCCGCTCCCTGGGACTTTCCCATACGGCTTTGTTGAAAAAGATGAAAAAGTTAAAATTAACCCGGCTGGAATAG
- a CDS encoding BMP family lipoprotein has protein sequence MKETALAIIQNQGADIIMANANQAGLGAIQAAQQKKVLAIGSNTDQNAVAPDTVLVSGIKSVPVLISFVVQTIQDGTFKPQFYNLGVKEKAVYLSPWHGFENKVPAEVKAKLEQITRDLADGKIDLSKLSK, from the coding sequence ATGAAAGAAACCGCCCTGGCGATAATTCAAAACCAGGGAGCCGACATTATCATGGCCAATGCCAACCAGGCCGGCCTGGGGGCCATCCAGGCGGCCCAGCAGAAGAAGGTACTGGCCATTGGCAGCAACACTGACCAGAACGCCGTGGCCCCGGATACGGTGCTGGTCAGTGGTATCAAGAGCGTACCGGTGCTGATTTCCTTTGTAGTTCAAACGATCCAGGACGGCACCTTTAAACCCCAGTTCTACAACCTGGGCGTCAAGGAAAAGGCTGTCTATCTATCGCCCTGGCACGGCTTTGAAAATAAAGTGCCGGCCGAAGTCAAGGCCAAACTGGAGCAAATCACCAGGGATCTGGCCGACGGCAAAATCGACCTGAGCAAGTTGAGCAAGTAA
- a CDS encoding amidohydrolase family protein: MQTLIKGGWVLTLDDAYREWPAGYVAINGDRITAVGPLKDCSPELEAAADIVLDTRGQAVLPGLVNAHSHLFQTFMRGLADAKPLWNWLKEEIWPFSLAMTEEDFYLAALVGCLENLKNGATSVIDMHYIHTSKANDDLVFEAMQASGIRGTFCRASADQNYQPELMEDRLTILAEMERLARQWHGAAGGRLTLAFGALNPWGCSPELIRAGAKQAREMGLKLQVHVAETQAVARTTIDTYGQRNVEWLADLGFLGPDTQLVHCVWLDEGEMDLAAQAGATLVHCPVANMYLASGAAPVRRWLDRGLNVALATDGPGSNNSQDMLEVLKFTACLQKVTTLNAMVLYPRDVLTMAVRGGARALGREDLGVLAPGMKADIVTVALQRPHVGPVHRAESALVYNANGNDVVNVLVDGRLVVRDHRATLVDEEEIMARAQARVNTLRQKLGKQGGGNDWI, from the coding sequence ATGCAAACCCTCATTAAAGGCGGCTGGGTTCTCACCCTGGACGACGCTTACCGGGAATGGCCCGCAGGCTATGTCGCCATTAACGGCGACCGGATTACGGCTGTGGGACCTTTAAAGGACTGCTCGCCGGAACTGGAGGCGGCCGCCGATATTGTCCTTGATACCCGCGGGCAGGCAGTCTTGCCCGGCCTGGTCAACGCCCACAGCCACCTGTTTCAAACCTTCATGCGCGGCCTGGCCGATGCCAAGCCCCTCTGGAACTGGCTTAAAGAAGAGATCTGGCCTTTCTCCCTGGCCATGACGGAAGAAGACTTTTACCTGGCCGCCCTGGTCGGCTGCCTGGAAAACCTAAAAAACGGCGCCACCAGCGTCATCGACATGCACTATATCCACACCAGCAAGGCCAATGACGACCTGGTCTTTGAGGCCATGCAGGCCAGCGGCATCCGCGGTACTTTCTGCCGGGCGTCCGCCGACCAGAATTACCAGCCGGAACTTATGGAAGACCGGCTCACCATCCTGGCTGAGATGGAACGCCTGGCCCGCCAGTGGCACGGGGCCGCCGGCGGCCGCCTGACCCTAGCCTTCGGCGCCTTGAACCCGTGGGGCTGTTCGCCGGAACTCATCCGGGCGGGGGCAAAGCAGGCCCGGGAAATGGGCTTGAAGCTGCAGGTCCACGTCGCTGAAACTCAGGCCGTAGCCCGGACCACCATTGACACCTACGGGCAGCGCAATGTGGAATGGCTGGCCGACCTGGGCTTCCTGGGCCCCGACACCCAGCTGGTCCACTGCGTGTGGCTGGATGAGGGGGAAATGGACTTGGCAGCTCAAGCCGGTGCCACCCTGGTCCACTGCCCGGTGGCCAATATGTACCTGGCTTCGGGGGCGGCGCCGGTGCGCCGGTGGCTGGACCGGGGCCTCAATGTGGCCCTGGCCACCGACGGCCCGGGGAGTAATAACAGCCAGGATATGCTGGAGGTATTGAAGTTCACCGCCTGCCTGCAAAAGGTGACCACCTTAAATGCCATGGTCCTCTATCCGCGGGATGTCTTGACTATGGCGGTCCGGGGTGGGGCCCGGGCCCTGGGCCGGGAAGACCTGGGTGTCCTGGCGCCGGGGATGAAGGCGGATATTGTCACCGTTGCCCTGCAGCGTCCCCACGTGGGGCCGGTGCACCGGGCCGAGTCGGCCCTGGTCTACAACGCCAACGGCAATGACGTGGTCAACGTCCTGGTAGACGGACGCCTGGTGGTCCGGGATCACCGTGCGACCCTGGTGGACGAGGAAGAAATCATGGCCCGGGCCCAGGCCCGCGTCAACACCTTGCGGCAGAAACTGGGCAAGCAAGGGGGTGGAAATGACTGGATATAA
- a CDS encoding BMP family protein yields the protein MRQKLIALLTIAMLILALAAGCGGNKQNTGNNQNSQATGNNQTADSKQLKIALLLPGPINDMGWNASAYEGLKKVEKEFKAQVAYRENVAQSDMEEAFRAYAMQGYHVIIGHGFQFGDAAKKVAPQFPNIKFVVTSSDIHQDPNLASVNIDNEMQGFLMGAVAGLMTKSGTVAALGGQQIPPIIGSVEGFAKGAKYVNPQVKVITTYTGSFDDVNKMGSSLFRVGKTNYRKGSKLFLAC from the coding sequence ATGCGGCAAAAGTTGATTGCCCTGCTCACAATTGCTATGCTTATTCTGGCCCTGGCGGCCGGTTGCGGCGGCAACAAGCAAAATACTGGTAACAACCAGAATTCCCAGGCAACAGGTAACAACCAGACGGCTGATAGCAAACAGCTCAAGATAGCCCTGTTGTTGCCCGGTCCCATTAACGATATGGGCTGGAACGCTTCCGCTTATGAAGGATTAAAGAAGGTGGAAAAGGAATTTAAGGCCCAGGTGGCCTACCGCGAAAATGTAGCCCAGTCGGATATGGAAGAAGCCTTCCGCGCCTATGCCATGCAGGGCTATCACGTCATTATCGGCCACGGCTTCCAGTTTGGCGACGCCGCTAAAAAGGTGGCCCCCCAGTTCCCCAATATTAAATTTGTAGTAACCAGCAGCGATATCCACCAGGATCCCAACCTGGCTTCGGTGAATATTGACAACGAAATGCAGGGCTTCCTTATGGGCGCGGTGGCCGGCCTGATGACCAAAAGTGGTACCGTTGCGGCCCTGGGCGGCCAGCAGATCCCGCCCATTATCGGCTCGGTGGAAGGCTTTGCCAAGGGGGCCAAATACGTCAACCCCCAGGTTAAAGTCATAACCACCTATACCGGCTCCTTTGATGACGTCAACAAAATGGGCTCCTCGCTATTTCGTGTGGGTAAAACCAATTATCGAAAAGGAAGTAAATTATTTCTAGCATGTTGA
- a CDS encoding (2Fe-2S)-binding protein yields MADIELEFFLNGEPVKVNVNPATSLLTVLRDYLGLTGTKKGCGRGECGACTVILDGQAVNSCLLPAVKVRGRRVETIEGLARGEQLHPLQQAFIKAGAVQCGFCTPGMIMAAKALLDHNPRPTRDEIKEAISGNICRCTGYVKIEEAIMQAARGTGGIKNEGCC; encoded by the coding sequence ATGGCGGATATTGAACTGGAATTTTTCCTTAACGGTGAGCCTGTAAAGGTTAATGTCAATCCTGCGACTTCCCTGTTAACAGTATTGCGTGATTACCTGGGGCTTACCGGAACCAAGAAAGGTTGCGGTCGGGGTGAGTGCGGCGCCTGTACCGTTATTCTGGATGGCCAGGCGGTAAATTCTTGTTTATTGCCGGCCGTAAAGGTGCGGGGCAGGCGGGTGGAAACTATTGAAGGGCTGGCCAGGGGAGAACAATTGCATCCTCTCCAGCAGGCTTTTATCAAGGCAGGCGCCGTCCAATGCGGCTTTTGTACTCCCGGTATGATCATGGCCGCTAAAGCCCTGCTGGACCATAACCCCAGGCCTACCAGGGATGAAATAAAGGAAGCCATCAGCGGCAATATTTGCCGCTGTACCGGCTACGTGAAGATTGAAGAAGCTATTATGCAGGCTGCCCGGGGGACAGGAGGGATTA
- a CDS encoding FAD binding domain-containing protein has translation MVGDYLVTTSIAEAIAFLASRQGQARIIAGGTDLLIDLQEGKKETSCLVDISSIQDLKNILYEENYIKIGAGVTHNEVARSPIIQQQATLLAEAAAIVGSPQIRNTGTIVGNIVNAQPAADTAVALAALDAEVEVIDSKGRQYLRVTDCYAGRGISRIDSTRQLVVAVRFVPLKTGQGSAFIRFAMRKSLALPIMNVAAIVAMEQGRITRARVVVAPAGPAPFRVERAEKLLCDQFPSKENLRQAARVAAEEAPFRDSPLRGSREYRRALAEVLVEEALAKAVQRAKESAGHGGY, from the coding sequence ATGGTTGGGGATTATCTAGTGACAACTTCTATTGCTGAAGCTATAGCTTTTTTAGCAAGCCGCCAGGGTCAAGCACGTATTATAGCTGGTGGCACAGACTTACTTATAGATTTACAGGAAGGCAAAAAGGAAACCTCCTGCCTGGTGGATATCAGTTCTATTCAAGACCTTAAAAACATTCTTTATGAAGAAAATTATATTAAGATCGGAGCCGGAGTTACCCACAACGAAGTGGCCAGATCGCCAATAATACAGCAACAAGCTACTCTCCTGGCGGAAGCAGCAGCAATAGTCGGTTCCCCCCAAATAAGAAATACCGGCACTATAGTCGGTAATATAGTTAATGCCCAGCCGGCGGCAGATACGGCCGTGGCCCTGGCGGCCCTGGATGCCGAAGTTGAGGTCATAGACAGCAAGGGCAGGCAGTACCTGCGGGTAACTGATTGTTATGCCGGTAGGGGCATCTCGCGGATTGATAGTACCAGGCAATTGGTTGTTGCAGTTAGATTTGTCCCTTTAAAAACGGGCCAGGGCTCGGCCTTTATCCGCTTTGCCATGAGAAAATCTCTGGCTCTACCCATAATGAATGTCGCCGCCATTGTAGCCATGGAACAGGGAAGGATTACCAGGGCGCGAGTGGTTGTAGCCCCGGCCGGACCCGCACCTTTCCGGGTGGAGCGGGCTGAAAAACTGCTCTGTGACCAGTTCCCTAGTAAAGAGAACTTGCGCCAGGCAGCCAGAGTCGCCGCTGAAGAGGCGCCCTTCCGCGATAGTCCCTTACGAGGATCGCGGGAATACCGCCGTGCTTTAGCTGAGGTCCTGGTAGAAGAGGCCCTGGCAAAAGCTGTGCAACGGGCAAAGGAGAGTGCAGGTCATGGCGGATATTGA
- a CDS encoding sigma 54-interacting transcriptional regulator, translated as MRLRLQFADRVGMVADVARVVSGHGLNILSLEVIPDNMYLEIEEGTMISSEQLIKELAAIIGVRHLELIQLLPHEEREQHLQIVLDSVSDGVIAIDARGRITSLNPAGEKMLGLTRQEALGQSIATLLGPELPILRCLVNGQPYDDHVKVDITGPRGRICHLTSGRCLRDPAGAIVGVVATMKDIAELRQMVYTLAQPEAITFADLIGNAPAFNRVIAMGRMVARGDSTVLLRGESGTGKELFARAIHTESHRRQKPFIAVNCAALPEELLESELFGYVGGAFTGARKEGKPGLFAAAEGGTIFLDEIAEASPAIQAKLLRVLQEGKVRKVGSTSEVPVNVRVIAATHRDLETMVQKGLFREDLYYRLNVVPIYLPPLRERKEDIPLLAGHFLAKLAPRLNRPVPQITPPAISKLMHYS; from the coding sequence ATGCGCTTACGGCTCCAGTTTGCTGACCGGGTGGGCATGGTCGCCGATGTGGCCCGGGTGGTATCCGGCCATGGTCTGAACATCCTTTCCCTGGAGGTCATTCCTGATAATATGTACCTGGAGATAGAGGAGGGAACAATGATCTCCAGCGAACAATTAATAAAGGAACTGGCGGCCATTATCGGGGTACGTCACCTGGAGTTAATCCAGCTCTTACCCCATGAAGAACGCGAACAACACCTGCAAATAGTCCTGGATTCCGTTAGTGACGGTGTTATCGCCATCGACGCCCGGGGGCGCATTACTTCTTTAAATCCAGCCGGAGAAAAGATGCTGGGCCTGACGCGCCAGGAAGCTCTGGGACAATCTATTGCCACTCTTCTGGGACCGGAGCTGCCCATTCTACGGTGTCTGGTTAATGGGCAACCTTATGACGACCATGTTAAAGTAGATATTACCGGCCCCCGGGGCCGGATCTGTCACCTGACCAGCGGCCGCTGCTTGCGGGATCCCGCCGGGGCCATTGTCGGTGTCGTGGCCACTATGAAAGATATTGCCGAGTTGCGGCAGATGGTTTATACCCTGGCCCAGCCGGAGGCCATTACCTTTGCCGACCTCATCGGCAATGCTCCGGCCTTCAACCGCGTTATTGCCATGGGCCGCATGGTCGCCCGCGGCGACTCTACCGTTCTCTTGCGGGGTGAAAGCGGCACCGGCAAAGAATTATTCGCCCGGGCCATCCATACTGAAAGCCACCGCCGGCAGAAACCCTTTATTGCCGTTAATTGTGCCGCCCTGCCAGAGGAACTGCTGGAGAGCGAACTCTTTGGTTATGTTGGTGGTGCCTTTACCGGCGCCCGCAAAGAAGGCAAGCCCGGCCTGTTTGCTGCTGCCGAGGGGGGTACTATTTTCCTGGATGAAATAGCCGAAGCTTCCCCGGCCATCCAGGCCAAGTTGCTGCGGGTTCTCCAGGAAGGCAAAGTCCGCAAAGTAGGTTCCACCAGTGAAGTGCCTGTCAACGTCCGGGTAATTGCAGCTACCCATCGCGATCTGGAAACAATGGTGCAGAAGGGTTTATTCCGGGAAGATCTATATTACCGCCTTAATGTAGTACCCATCTACCTGCCTCCTTTACGGGAGCGGAAGGAAGATATCCCTCTGCTGGCAGGTCATTTTCTGGCCAAACTGGCTCCCCGGCTTAACCGGCCCGTCCCGCAAATAACCCCACCGGCCATAAGTAAACTGATGCATTATTCCTGA
- a CDS encoding IS1380 family transposase, whose product MKFIIEQSDEHLTPVAGLALVGEIIDHTALKLRLNKTRIPGVSSPDISHGDVITSYVGLLCQGRSDFDHIELFRDDPFFAAALGIQDVPSSPTLRQRLDMIAHSVPYQEIILEETARFLKKLKAPVTPVTLGSRELKRQYVPLDIDVTPFDNSNSKKEGVSRTYKGYDGYAPIFAYLGREGYCVHTELRAGKQHCQKGTPEFLRQALTFARAITSLPLLVRMDGGNDSQDNLQVCLDPEIKADFIIKRNLRKETPEAWLAIAKENGTATLEREGKTVYRGHQMVKIEGADTPVRLVYKVTERTILRNGQLLLVPEIEVETYWTTLPDPVEDIITLYHDHGTSEQFHSEIKNDLDLERLPSGKFATNDLVLHLGVFAYNILRLLGQFSLPLKEVPLRNKKAQRRRLRTVIQNLITIASRLVHHARQVKLRFGQHSPWYPAFRYLYKALA is encoded by the coding sequence ATGAAATTCATCATTGAACAGTCTGATGAACACCTTACCCCCGTTGCCGGACTGGCTCTGGTGGGGGAAATCATTGATCATACTGCTCTGAAACTCAGGCTAAATAAGACCCGGATACCTGGTGTTTCTTCTCCGGATATTTCTCACGGGGATGTTATCACCTCTTACGTGGGCCTGCTTTGCCAGGGTCGCAGTGATTTTGACCATATTGAGCTTTTTCGGGATGACCCCTTCTTCGCTGCGGCGCTGGGTATTCAGGATGTGCCTTCAAGCCCTACCCTGCGCCAGCGCCTGGATATGATAGCTCATAGTGTACCCTACCAGGAGATTATCCTCGAGGAAACGGCCAGGTTCCTTAAGAAACTTAAGGCACCGGTAACTCCTGTTACCCTGGGTTCCAGGGAACTAAAGCGCCAATATGTCCCTTTGGATATTGATGTTACTCCCTTTGATAATTCAAATTCCAAGAAAGAGGGTGTTTCCAGGACCTATAAGGGCTACGACGGTTATGCGCCTATCTTCGCCTACCTCGGTAGGGAAGGCTACTGCGTCCATACCGAACTGCGGGCCGGGAAACAGCATTGCCAAAAAGGGACGCCGGAGTTCCTGCGACAAGCTCTAACCTTTGCTCGCGCTATCACTTCGCTGCCACTTTTAGTACGGATGGATGGCGGTAATGACAGCCAGGATAATCTCCAGGTCTGTTTGGACCCGGAAATCAAAGCCGATTTTATCATTAAGCGTAACCTGCGCAAGGAAACGCCGGAGGCCTGGCTGGCCATTGCCAAGGAAAATGGTACCGCCACCCTAGAACGGGAGGGAAAAACCGTCTATCGGGGGCACCAGATGGTGAAAATCGAGGGTGCTGACACCCCTGTCCGTCTGGTGTATAAGGTCACCGAGCGGACGATATTACGAAACGGCCAGCTTCTCCTGGTCCCGGAAATTGAGGTCGAAACCTACTGGACCACTTTACCCGACCCGGTGGAGGATATCATTACCCTCTACCACGACCACGGCACCAGTGAGCAATTCCACAGTGAAATCAAAAACGATTTAGACCTGGAACGGCTGCCCAGCGGCAAGTTTGCCACCAATGACCTGGTGCTACACCTGGGTGTTTTCGCCTACAACATTCTAAGGCTTCTGGGGCAGTTTAGCCTCCCGCTAAAGGAGGTACCGCTGCGCAATAAGAAAGCTCAACGCCGGCGGCTGCGTACCGTTATACAAAACCTGATTACCATAGCGTCCCGGCTGGTTCACCACGCCCGGCAGGTCAAATTACGATTTGGGCAGCACAGCCCGTGGTATCCAGCTTTCCGGTACCTATATAAAGCGTTGGCTTAA
- a CDS encoding ISL3 family transposase, with amino-acid sequence MRVLPSCYYHGFRIFSKQKGCLDIHVDFERGASFNCPVCGKPGAKAYDTEKQVWRHLDFFQYQAFIIARVPRVECKHGCGVRRVEVPWAQGEGGFTLLFEAQLMRLAKDMPMAAVARLLNEHDTRLWRVVKHYVVAGRAKADFSGVTRIGIDETSARKGHDYITLFVDLDKGALLFATPGRAKDTIAAFVEDFIQHNGNPEAIKEVCCDLSPAFIAGLKEHLSHATIVLDRYHLMQIVNQALDEVRRQESRETDLLKKTRYQWLKNPANLTSKQKASIEALSRCHLKTGRAYRIKLAFQDLFNQPDRKSGEAHLKRWYFWATHCRLQPMIEAAKTIKRHWEGVLSWFNSRISNGLLEGTNSLLQAGKAKARGYRNKANFITISYLIAGNLDFGLPT; translated from the coding sequence GTGCGAGTTCTACCCAGTTGTTATTATCACGGATTCAGGATTTTCTCAAAACAAAAAGGGTGCCTCGATATCCATGTTGATTTTGAGCGCGGTGCAAGCTTTAATTGTCCAGTCTGCGGCAAACCTGGAGCCAAAGCCTATGATACGGAGAAGCAGGTTTGGCGCCATCTGGACTTCTTTCAATATCAAGCCTTCATCATCGCCCGTGTACCCCGGGTAGAGTGTAAACACGGCTGCGGGGTCAGGCGAGTTGAGGTACCCTGGGCTCAAGGGGAGGGCGGGTTTACCCTCTTGTTTGAAGCCCAGCTCATGCGCCTGGCCAAAGATATGCCTATGGCTGCCGTAGCCAGATTATTAAACGAACACGATACCCGGCTGTGGCGGGTAGTAAAACATTACGTGGTGGCCGGCAGAGCCAAGGCCGACTTTAGTGGTGTAACCCGCATCGGTATCGATGAAACCTCCGCCCGGAAAGGACACGATTATATCACCCTGTTTGTGGATTTAGATAAGGGCGCATTACTGTTTGCCACCCCGGGCAGAGCTAAGGATACCATTGCCGCTTTTGTAGAAGATTTTATCCAGCATAACGGTAATCCAGAAGCCATTAAGGAAGTGTGCTGCGACCTTTCACCGGCATTTATTGCCGGCCTTAAGGAGCACCTTTCCCATGCCACCATAGTTTTAGACCGTTATCACCTCATGCAAATAGTCAATCAGGCCCTTGATGAAGTACGACGCCAGGAGAGCCGGGAGACAGACCTTTTAAAGAAGACCCGTTATCAATGGCTTAAGAACCCTGCCAATCTGACCAGTAAACAAAAAGCAAGCATAGAGGCCCTTAGCCGTTGCCATCTAAAAACCGGGCGAGCCTATCGCATCAAGCTGGCCTTCCAGGATCTTTTTAACCAGCCTGATCGGAAGAGTGGCGAAGCCCATCTCAAGCGGTGGTATTTCTGGGCGACCCATTGCCGCCTGCAACCGATGATTGAGGCTGCTAAAACGATTAAACGCCACTGGGAAGGAGTGCTAAGTTGGTTTAACAGCCGTATTTCTAACGGCCTCCTGGAGGGTACCAACAGTCTATTGCAAGCTGGAAAAGCAAAGGCTCGTGGCTATCGTAATAAGGCTAACTTTATTACCATCTCTTATCTTATTGCTGGTAACCTGGATTTTGGTTTACCCACTTGA